Proteins encoded in a region of the Sulfurimonas marina genome:
- the truC gene encoding tRNA pseudouridine(65) synthase TruC codes for MFKDYTLEILYQDEHLVAINKPSGLLVHKSMIDRHEIYYAMKMLRDQIGQWVYPIHRLDKPTSGVLLFALDKESARLLNEQFRERSPQKTYIAVVRGYLEDGVIDYPLKEKLDKIADKDAKEDKEAQEAITEYKALDQIELQVSVGKYDTVRYSLVELHPQTGRKHQLRRHMKHISHHILGDTKYGRGEHNKFIRKEYNVHRLLLHCCSLQFVHPYSGEVITLKADLDDTFTNLLKEFNWSINE; via the coding sequence TTGTTTAAAGACTATACTTTAGAGATTTTATATCAAGATGAGCATCTTGTAGCTATAAATAAGCCCAGCGGGCTTTTGGTTCACAAGTCTATGATCGATAGACACGAGATCTATTACGCGATGAAGATGTTACGTGATCAAATAGGGCAATGGGTTTATCCGATCCACCGTCTTGATAAACCTACAAGCGGAGTACTACTCTTTGCCTTAGATAAAGAGAGTGCTCGCCTTTTAAATGAACAGTTCCGAGAACGTTCTCCTCAAAAAACTTACATAGCAGTAGTCCGTGGTTATCTAGAAGACGGTGTTATCGACTATCCGCTCAAAGAGAAGCTGGATAAGATTGCAGATAAGGATGCAAAAGAGGATAAAGAGGCACAAGAGGCGATTACGGAGTATAAAGCTCTTGATCAAATAGAGCTGCAAGTTAGTGTCGGGAAGTATGATACTGTTCGCTACTCTTTAGTAGAACTACATCCACAAACAGGTCGAAAACATCAACTCCGTCGCCATATGAAACATATTTCTCATCATATTTTGGGAGATACGAAATATGGACGAGGTGAGCATAACAAGTTTATCCGAAAAGAATACAATGTGCATAGATTATTATTGCATTGCTGCTCTTTGCAATTTGTGCACCCTTATAGTGGAGAAGTAATCACTTTAAAAGCAGATTTAGATGATACATTTACAAATTTACTAAAAGAATTTAATTGGAGTATAAATGAGTAA